A window of the Agrococcus jejuensis genome harbors these coding sequences:
- a CDS encoding alpha/beta hydrolase, with protein sequence MASRLRRSGIAVALAASIAVALSGCIVLPPNLVPGPGGTTPTTPATGQPLEFTPTGEDVDAGLEPYYAQDVDWTLCAGGYTCGTIDAPMDWFTPEDGRSIEVSMIIRPADGEVWGSMLYNPGGPGGSGLEYVRSYADYLVAPEVLEHYNLVGFDPRGVGQSTPITCYDDPSTLYDYLWEIPEGPAPEPLSDEALQQQLDDAGEFGDACLQYTGEALEFMGTEQAASDMDLMRALLGEEHLQYLGVSYGTLLGATYADLFPDHVGRFVLDAAVAPDATDAEGTLFQAGGFELALRNWMADCLSVGTCPFTAGDVDGAMQQVGTLLSDLEASPLDASDGRQLGSSAMFTAVAANLYSPSQWGTLRSVFADVLNGSADSAFAEADRYYGVNPDGTFADNSFEALIGVNCLDAPAVTDFDEVRANAEAIRAVAPTLWQQFSGMSTCAAWPFAATREPHVITAPGAEPIIVIGGLNDPATPYEQSVSLADQLESGVLISVDAEGHSQYNQGNACVDDPVNEYFLTGTAPSGDIDGC encoded by the coding sequence ATGGCATCGAGGCTCCGCCGCAGCGGCATCGCCGTCGCGCTCGCAGCATCCATCGCGGTCGCGCTCTCGGGCTGCATCGTGCTGCCGCCGAACCTCGTCCCCGGCCCCGGCGGCACGACGCCGACGACGCCCGCGACCGGCCAGCCCCTCGAGTTCACGCCGACGGGGGAGGACGTGGATGCGGGCCTCGAGCCGTACTACGCGCAGGACGTCGACTGGACGCTGTGCGCCGGCGGCTACACGTGCGGCACGATCGACGCCCCGATGGACTGGTTCACCCCCGAGGACGGCCGCTCGATCGAGGTGAGCATGATCATCCGGCCCGCCGACGGCGAGGTGTGGGGCTCGATGCTCTACAACCCCGGCGGTCCCGGCGGCTCGGGCCTCGAGTACGTGCGCAGCTACGCCGACTACCTCGTCGCCCCCGAGGTGCTCGAGCACTACAACCTCGTCGGCTTCGACCCCCGCGGCGTCGGCCAGTCGACGCCGATCACCTGCTACGACGACCCGTCGACGCTGTACGACTACCTGTGGGAGATCCCCGAGGGTCCCGCGCCCGAGCCGCTGTCCGACGAGGCCCTGCAGCAGCAGCTCGACGACGCCGGCGAGTTCGGCGACGCGTGCCTGCAGTACACGGGCGAGGCGCTGGAGTTCATGGGCACCGAGCAGGCGGCGAGCGACATGGACCTCATGCGCGCGCTGCTCGGCGAGGAGCACCTGCAGTACCTGGGCGTCTCGTACGGCACGCTGCTGGGCGCGACGTACGCCGACCTCTTCCCCGACCACGTGGGCCGCTTCGTGCTCGACGCCGCCGTCGCACCCGATGCGACCGACGCCGAGGGCACGCTCTTCCAGGCGGGCGGCTTCGAGCTGGCGCTGCGCAACTGGATGGCCGACTGCCTGAGCGTGGGCACGTGCCCGTTCACGGCGGGCGACGTCGACGGCGCCATGCAGCAGGTCGGCACGCTGCTGAGCGACCTCGAGGCGTCGCCGCTCGACGCGAGCGACGGCCGTCAGCTGGGCTCGAGCGCCATGTTCACGGCCGTCGCGGCGAACCTGTACTCGCCGTCGCAGTGGGGCACGCTGCGCTCGGTGTTCGCCGACGTGCTGAACGGCTCGGCCGACTCGGCGTTCGCCGAGGCCGACCGCTACTACGGCGTGAACCCCGACGGCACGTTCGCCGACAACTCCTTCGAGGCGCTCATCGGCGTCAACTGCCTCGACGCCCCGGCGGTGACGGACTTCGACGAGGTGCGCGCGAACGCCGAGGCGATCCGCGCGGTCGCGCCGACGCTGTGGCAGCAGTTCTCGGGCATGTCGACGTGCGCGGCGTGGCCGTTCGCAGCGACGCGCGAGCCGCACGTCATCACGGCGCCGGGCGCCGAGCCGATCATCGTCATCGGCGGCCTCAACGACCCGGCGACGCCGTACGAGCAGTCGGTGTCGCTCGCCGACCAGCTCGAGAGCGGCGTGCTCATCTCGGTGGATGCCGAGGGTCACTCGCAGTACAACCAGGGCAACGCGTGCGTCGACGACCCGGTGAACGAGTACTTCCTCACCGGCACGGCGCCGTCGGGGGACATCGACGGCTGCTGA